A single window of Desulfovibrio desulfuricans DNA harbors:
- a CDS encoding cytochrome c family protein, with protein sequence MLYLFKKCLLSALFLAFIQLFFVQAGNADNTKTYIGSKNCAPCHEEQYNSFIKHSKKAHSWNSIAIMKPKLKEHELQKCYECHTTGYNKGGFKSIETTPELADVGCETCHGPGSEHAENQDPQSISRKPAVETCTACHNSERIQDFKFKPLIFSGAH encoded by the coding sequence ATGCTGTATTTATTTAAAAAATGTTTACTTTCAGCCTTATTTTTAGCATTTATTCAGCTATTTTTTGTTCAGGCAGGCAATGCAGACAACACTAAAACCTACATTGGTTCTAAAAACTGCGCTCCATGCCATGAAGAGCAGTACAATTCTTTTATCAAGCATTCCAAAAAAGCCCATTCATGGAATTCTATAGCCATCATGAAGCCCAAGCTCAAGGAGCACGAGCTTCAAAAATGCTACGAATGTCACACCACTGGCTACAACAAGGGCGGATTCAAAAGCATAGAAACAACGCCCGAGCTGGCCGATGTTGGTTGCGAAACCTGCCACGGGCCAGGCAGCGAACATGCGGAAAATCAGGACCCTCAATCCATCAGCAGAAAGCCTGCCGTGGAAACCTGCACGGCATGCCATAATTCCGAGCGGATTCAGGATTTCAAATTCAAGCCACTGATCTTTTCCGGCGCGCACTAG
- a CDS encoding EutP/PduV family microcompartment system protein codes for MRRIMLMGERGVGRRTVARLLGCTVPDLRRTMAVEYAGEFVFPPPEFLENRRFYCALITLATECAAILFVQDATRPTSAFPPGFARIFNRTVVGVISKTDMDAANTERARRFLHSAGTTQIVALSSVTLAGVNELRAALPLKA; via the coding sequence GTGCGCCGTATTATGCTTATGGGCGAACGGGGGGTGGGCAGACGCACCGTTGCCCGCCTGCTTGGCTGCACCGTACCGGATCTGCGGCGTACCATGGCCGTGGAATATGCCGGAGAATTTGTTTTTCCCCCGCCGGAATTTCTGGAAAACCGCCGTTTTTACTGCGCCCTGATTACCCTGGCCACGGAATGCGCGGCCATTCTTTTTGTGCAGGACGCCACCCGCCCAACCTCCGCCTTCCCGCCGGGTTTTGCCCGCATATTCAACCGCACCGTCGTTGGCGTCATCAGCAAGACAGACATGGACGCAGCCAACACGGAACGCGCAAGGCGCTTTCTGCACAGCGCAGGGACAACGCAAATCGTTGCGCTGAGCTCCGTAACCCTCGCTGGCGTAAACGAACTGCGCGCAGCCCTGCCCCTCAAAGCCTGA
- a CDS encoding BMC domain-containing protein has product MEEAKQRVIQEYVPGRQITLAHLIASPQRDIPLKLGLDESATDAIGILTITPSEGVIIAADIATKAADVQIGFLDRFGGSLLLTGDVASVEAGLREVLRYFGDVLHYALTDCTRS; this is encoded by the coding sequence ATGGAAGAAGCGAAACAGCGCGTCATACAGGAGTATGTGCCCGGCAGGCAGATCACTCTGGCGCACCTTATCGCCAGCCCCCAGCGCGACATTCCCCTCAAGCTCGGCCTTGACGAAAGCGCAACGGACGCCATCGGCATACTCACCATCACGCCCAGCGAAGGCGTGATCATTGCCGCAGATATCGCCACCAAGGCCGCCGATGTGCAGATCGGCTTTCTGGACAGGTTTGGCGGCTCCCTGCTGCTCACCGGCGATGTGGCCAGCGTCGAAGCCGGGCTGCGTGAAGTGCTGCGCTATTTTGGCGATGTGCTCCACTACGCCCTGACAGATTGCACCCGGTCATAG
- a CDS encoding BMC domain-containing protein, with the protein MKLRTIGCVELNSIGVGIQTADEMVKAANVELVISRPTCPGRYLVVITGDTGAVTSSVQTGLHLGADLVVDSFIIPNVHESVIPAMNGTAIREKINALGIIETYTAASCVLAADAAAKAGDVHLVELRLSAGLGGKAFVLMTGEVSAVQSSVDAGAANVTDGGPVVSKIVIPSPSDDLKKQLL; encoded by the coding sequence ATGAAATTACGCACTATTGGCTGTGTGGAACTGAACAGCATCGGCGTGGGCATTCAGACGGCGGACGAAATGGTCAAAGCCGCCAATGTGGAGCTGGTTATCTCCCGCCCCACCTGCCCTGGCCGTTATCTTGTGGTCATCACCGGCGATACCGGAGCCGTGACCAGCTCCGTGCAGACCGGGTTGCACCTGGGCGCGGATCTGGTGGTGGATTCCTTTATCATCCCCAACGTGCACGAAAGCGTCATCCCAGCCATGAACGGCACCGCCATCAGGGAAAAGATCAACGCTCTCGGCATTATTGAAACATATACCGCAGCCTCCTGCGTGCTGGCGGCGGATGCCGCAGCCAAGGCTGGCGATGTGCACCTTGTGGAACTGCGCCTTTCTGCGGGCCTGGGCGGCAAAGCCTTTGTGCTCATGACGGGCGAGGTCAGCGCCGTGCAGTCATCCGTGGACGCTGGTGCGGCCAACGTGACGGACGGCGGCCCGGTGGTCAGCAAGATTGTGATACCCTCGCCCAGCGACGATCTCAAAAAGCAGTTGCTCTAG
- a CDS encoding 4Fe-4S dicluster domain-containing protein → MGKPIVDAIRAAGVVGAGGAGLPTHVKADAAAQTVLVNGASCEPLLMSDPYLMETQVDTLVRGLEAMMDCTGAGRGVICLKGKHAHAMQSVREGVARLGKGRIEAFELGDFYPAGDEQVMVYEVLGGIVPERGIPLQIGAVVSNVESLCNVAHALDGKPVTHRYLTVGCEVRKPMVVRVPVGTRVAEVLQFAGGPTIDEYRVVDGGPMMGRVLPDTDQPVTKTTSGLLVLPPDHNVVCRKVMDPHTVKRLTNTICCQCSQCTDLCPRQLLGHSLHPHRLMRVLDGQAVDSPIAREALLCSECGICEKFACPMGLSPREVNAQLKKELMAAGVKWENRGEPLVASRFRDERRIPTSRLVSRLGLAGYEAHPHFAGDYTPSEVRIPLRQHIGAPALAVVHAGDHVKTGDLIGEIPEGAMGARVHASIDGVVTAVENGIITIKA, encoded by the coding sequence ATGGGAAAACCAATTGTTGACGCCATTCGCGCGGCTGGCGTGGTAGGTGCGGGCGGCGCAGGCCTGCCCACGCACGTCAAGGCCGACGCCGCCGCGCAGACGGTGCTGGTCAACGGGGCTTCGTGCGAACCGCTGCTGATGAGCGATCCGTATCTGATGGAAACACAGGTGGACACTCTGGTGCGCGGCCTCGAGGCCATGATGGATTGCACAGGGGCCGGGCGTGGCGTCATCTGCCTCAAGGGCAAACACGCCCACGCCATGCAGAGTGTACGCGAAGGCGTTGCCCGCCTTGGCAAGGGCCGCATCGAGGCCTTTGAACTGGGCGACTTCTACCCCGCTGGCGACGAGCAGGTGATGGTCTATGAAGTGCTTGGCGGCATTGTGCCCGAGCGCGGCATTCCTTTGCAGATCGGCGCAGTGGTAAGCAATGTGGAATCGCTCTGCAATGTGGCCCACGCGCTGGACGGCAAACCTGTGACCCACCGCTACCTCACCGTGGGGTGCGAGGTGCGCAAGCCCATGGTGGTGCGCGTGCCGGTGGGTACGCGTGTTGCCGAGGTGCTGCAATTTGCGGGCGGGCCGACCATTGACGAATACCGCGTGGTGGACGGCGGCCCCATGATGGGCCGCGTGCTGCCCGATACGGATCAGCCCGTCACCAAAACCACAAGCGGCCTCCTTGTACTGCCGCCCGACCACAACGTGGTGTGCCGCAAGGTCATGGACCCGCACACGGTCAAACGCCTTACCAACACCATTTGCTGTCAGTGCTCGCAGTGTACCGATCTTTGCCCCCGGCAGTTGCTTGGTCACAGCCTGCACCCGCACCGGCTTATGCGCGTGCTTGACGGGCAGGCCGTGGATTCGCCCATTGCGCGCGAGGCCCTGCTCTGCTCCGAATGCGGCATCTGCGAAAAGTTCGCCTGCCCCATGGGCCTTTCGCCCAGGGAAGTGAACGCGCAGCTCAAAAAGGAACTCATGGCCGCCGGGGTCAAGTGGGAAAACAGGGGCGAACCCCTTGTGGCCTCGCGTTTCCGCGACGAGCGCAGGATTCCCACCAGCCGCCTTGTAAGCAGGCTTGGCCTTGCGGGTTATGAAGCGCACCCGCACTTTGCAGGCGACTACACGCCTTCGGAAGTGCGTATTCCCCTGCGCCAGCACATAGGCGCGCCCGCTCTTGCCGTGGTGCATGCGGGCGATCACGTCAAAACAGGCGACCTCATCGGTGAAATTCCCGAAGGGGCCATGGGTGCGCGCGTACACGCCAGCATTGACGGCGTGGTCACTGCCGTTGAAAACGGCATCATAACCATCAAGGCGTGA
- a CDS encoding BMC domain-containing protein, translating to MMTDALGMVETRGLVGAVEAADAMVKAANVTLIGREQVGSGLVTVMVRGDVGAVKAATDAGAAAASRVGELVSVHVIPRPHEEVEMILPKCK from the coding sequence ATAATGACTGACGCTCTCGGCATGGTTGAAACCCGTGGTCTTGTTGGCGCTGTGGAAGCTGCCGATGCCATGGTCAAGGCTGCCAACGTGACCCTCATCGGTCGCGAACAGGTGGGTTCCGGTCTGGTGACCGTGATGGTGCGCGGCGATGTGGGCGCTGTTAAGGCCGCCACCGATGCGGGCGCTGCCGCTGCCTCGCGCGTGGGCGAACTTGTGAGCGTGCACGTTATCCCCCGCCCCCATGAAGAAGTGGAAATGATTCTGCCCAAGTGCAAGTAA
- a CDS encoding BMC domain-containing protein: MDTLGIVDSRSIAAGAELADIMLKAAPVTLVRASVVCAGRFLILVGGDREAVDASVQAARATEARLAGSYVVSNVSSQVLNVLRRMPAEIGGAALGVVECRNAADSVIAADKAVKQAEVSLMRMVLGQGISGKSYFVLTGDVAAVREAAAAAADVLGNNLMRMVVIPQPDPEVVNALAGTARRSANDAQQ, translated from the coding sequence ATGGATACGCTGGGCATTGTGGACAGCCGCAGCATAGCCGCTGGGGCGGAGCTGGCCGACATCATGCTCAAGGCCGCTCCGGTCACGCTGGTGCGCGCTTCCGTTGTGTGCGCAGGGCGCTTTCTCATCCTTGTGGGGGGAGACAGAGAGGCGGTAGACGCCTCGGTGCAAGCCGCCAGAGCAACGGAAGCGCGCCTTGCGGGCAGCTATGTTGTTTCCAATGTGTCCAGCCAGGTACTCAATGTTCTGCGACGCATGCCCGCTGAAATCGGCGGCGCGGCCCTGGGCGTTGTTGAATGCCGCAACGCGGCAGACAGCGTCATAGCGGCAGACAAGGCCGTCAAGCAGGCGGAGGTGTCGCTCATGCGCATGGTTCTTGGCCAGGGCATTAGCGGCAAGTCATACTTTGTGCTGACAGGCGATGTGGCCGCCGTGCGTGAAGCCGCAGCCGCAGCCGCTGACGTGCTGGGCAACAACCTGATGCGTATGGTGGTCATTCCCCAGCCCGACCCGGAAGTGGTCAACGCGCTGGCGGGCACGGCGCGGCGTAGCGCCAATGACGCCCAACAATAA
- a CDS encoding EutN/CcmL family microcompartment protein — MLIGIVVGNVWATRKEDSLNGLKLMVVQRLDLAHNRLAESFVAVDCVGAGIGERVLITTGSPARKALYNQESPVDAAIVGILDQEEMMGKSPESE, encoded by the coding sequence ATGCTGATAGGCATTGTCGTCGGTAACGTATGGGCCACGCGAAAGGAAGATTCCCTCAACGGGCTCAAGCTCATGGTGGTACAGCGCCTTGACCTCGCCCACAACAGGCTGGCCGAAAGTTTTGTGGCGGTGGACTGCGTGGGAGCCGGTATTGGCGAACGCGTGCTTATCACCACCGGCAGCCCGGCCCGCAAGGCTCTGTACAATCAGGAATCCCCTGTTGATGCAGCCATTGTGGGCATTCTGGATCAGGAAGAAATGATGGGCAAAAGCCCGGAGAGCGAATAG
- the eutJ gene encoding ethanolamine utilization protein EutJ, with protein sequence MDFAAADKLIATLDQCRENPRKVSPTEPLYVGVDLGTAYIVVVVVNAKREPVACAMRFAQVVRDGLVVDYAGGARIVRELTEELEERLGRKLENAAIAVPPGTSERDCATHRHVAEAAGYRVTALLDEPTAANSVLQVRDGAIVDIGGGTTGIALLQDDKVVYVADEPTGGTHVSLVLAGNYDIPFDEAEDLKKDASRHKELLPVVRPVIEKMAAIIRKHIQGRKVSALYLVGGTCCLADMESIIQKDTGVPTFKPANPFLVTPLGIALNCTD encoded by the coding sequence ATGGACTTTGCCGCAGCGGACAAACTGATCGCCACGCTTGACCAGTGCCGGGAAAATCCCCGCAAGGTCAGCCCCACGGAACCCCTTTATGTGGGCGTAGACCTTGGCACCGCGTACATTGTGGTGGTTGTGGTCAACGCCAAACGCGAGCCTGTGGCCTGTGCCATGCGCTTTGCCCAGGTGGTGCGTGACGGTCTGGTGGTGGACTACGCGGGCGGCGCGCGCATTGTGCGCGAGCTGACCGAAGAGCTGGAAGAACGCCTTGGCCGCAAGCTTGAAAATGCCGCCATCGCCGTTCCGCCCGGCACCAGCGAGCGCGACTGCGCAACCCATCGCCATGTGGCGGAGGCCGCTGGCTACCGCGTTACCGCCCTGCTTGACGAACCCACTGCGGCCAACAGCGTTTTGCAGGTGCGCGACGGCGCCATCGTGGATATCGGCGGCGGCACCACCGGCATTGCCCTGTTGCAGGACGACAAGGTTGTGTACGTGGCGGACGAACCCACGGGCGGAACGCACGTTTCACTTGTGCTGGCGGGTAATTACGACATTCCTTTTGACGAAGCTGAAGACCTGAAAAAGGACGCGAGCCGCCACAAGGAACTTCTGCCCGTGGTGCGCCCCGTGATTGAAAAGATGGCGGCCATCATCAGGAAGCACATTCAGGGGCGCAAGGTTTCGGCCCTGTACCTTGTGGGCGGCACCTGCTGCCTCGCTGATATGGAATCCATCATCCAGAAAGACACCGGCGTGCCCACATTCAAGCCCGCCAATCCTTTTCTGGTGACGCCGCTGGGCATAGCCCTCAACTGCACAGACTAG
- a CDS encoding phosphate propanoyltransferase, protein MNEQAIKDIVTDVVRKVLTEQCASSDREETMNAGPIPVEISARHVHLSVEDALSLYGEALRPERPLSQPGQFLCVERVRLIGPKGVMDKVAVLGPARSVSQIELSKTDARILGINPPVRQSGDTKDTPGIVLASTTGIVGLESGVIVAARHIHMHTDDAERFGLKDKDKVAVRLDTERPMILEDVLVRVSDSFKLAMHIDADEGNSAGWKPGVTGVIVRRSRG, encoded by the coding sequence ATGAACGAACAAGCGATCAAGGACATTGTGACAGATGTTGTGCGCAAGGTGCTGACAGAGCAGTGCGCCAGCAGCGACAGGGAAGAAACCATGAACGCCGGGCCCATCCCGGTGGAGATTTCCGCCCGTCACGTCCACCTGAGCGTCGAAGATGCGCTGTCGCTGTACGGTGAGGCCCTGCGACCCGAAAGGCCGCTCTCGCAGCCGGGACAATTTTTGTGCGTTGAACGTGTGCGGCTGATCGGCCCCAAGGGCGTCATGGACAAGGTGGCCGTTCTCGGCCCCGCCCGCAGCGTTTCGCAGATAGAGCTTTCCAAGACCGATGCCCGCATTCTGGGCATCAATCCTCCGGTGCGCCAGAGCGGCGACACCAAGGACACCCCTGGCATCGTGCTTGCATCCACCACGGGTATTGTGGGCCTGGAATCGGGCGTGATTGTTGCCGCCCGCCACATCCACATGCACACCGATGATGCCGAACGCTTCGGCCTCAAGGACAAGGACAAGGTCGCCGTGCGTCTTGATACGGAACGGCCCATGATTCTTGAAGACGTGCTGGTGCGCGTGAGCGACTCCTTCAAACTTGCCATGCACATTGATGCGGACGAAGGCAACAGCGCAGGCTGGAAGCCCGGCGTCACCGGCGTCATCGTGCGGCGCTCAAGGGGCTGA
- a CDS encoding BMC domain-containing protein, with product MTASANALGMIETRGLVGAIEAADAMVKAANVTLIGRSQVGSGLVTVMVRGDVGAVKAATDAGAAAAKKVGELVSVHVIPRPHSEVEMILPKREA from the coding sequence ATGACCGCTTCCGCCAACGCTCTGGGCATGATCGAAACCCGTGGTCTTGTGGGCGCCATTGAAGCCGCCGATGCCATGGTGAAAGCCGCCAACGTAACCCTTATTGGCCGTAGCCAGGTGGGTTCCGGCCTTGTCACCGTGATGGTGCGCGGCGATGTGGGCGCTGTTAAGGCCGCCACTGACGCCGGTGCCGCCGCTGCCAAAAAGGTGGGCGAACTCGTGAGCGTGCACGTGATCCCCCGCCCCCACAGCGAAGTGGAAATGATTCTGCCCAAGCGCGAAGCCTAG
- a CDS encoding acetaldehyde dehydrogenase (acetylating), with protein sequence MVDKDLLSIQEVRALVRAARKAQPEFAQMSQERVDAVIKAVSEATAAQAETLGTMAAEETGFGKPQDKKTKNLLASEKVYACIRDMKTVGILSTNNETKVVEVAVPVGVIAGIVPSTNPTSTTIYKSLISLKSGNAIVFTPHPSARKCIAKTVEIIQGALRSCNVSPDLVSCITIPTIEGTNELMKICDLILATGGPGMVKAAYSSGTPALGVGAGNTPAFIERTADIESAVTKIMSSKTFDNGTICASEQSIVTESCIAAKVRATLEAQGAYFLQGEKLEKVKNVMERGNGSMNPAIVGRDAQTIARIAGIDVPQGTRLLVSDEKGVGHKYPFSKEKLTALLGFYVVEDWHEACELCTALLHNCGAGHTLAIHSNNEEIIREFGLKKPVSRIMVNTPATQGAVGLSTGLFPSFTLGCGAVGGSATSDNVTPMNLINIRRVAYDLNSQCCCSGNGHGADSHAAPASSCCSGSGHGTSAPAASAGNIDINAVTELIVAELKKVL encoded by the coding sequence ATGGTCGATAAGGATTTGCTCTCCATTCAGGAGGTGCGCGCACTGGTTCGCGCTGCGCGCAAGGCGCAGCCGGAATTCGCACAGATGAGCCAGGAACGTGTGGACGCCGTGATCAAGGCCGTTTCCGAAGCCACCGCTGCCCAGGCTGAAACGCTGGGCACAATGGCTGCGGAAGAAACCGGCTTTGGCAAGCCGCAGGACAAAAAGACCAAGAACCTGCTTGCCAGCGAAAAGGTCTATGCCTGCATTCGCGACATGAAGACCGTGGGCATTCTTTCCACCAACAACGAGACCAAGGTTGTGGAAGTGGCCGTGCCCGTGGGTGTGATTGCGGGTATTGTGCCCTCCACCAACCCCACGTCCACCACCATCTACAAGTCGCTCATCTCGCTCAAGTCGGGCAATGCCATTGTGTTTACGCCGCACCCCAGCGCCCGCAAGTGCATTGCCAAGACGGTGGAAATCATTCAGGGCGCGCTGCGCAGCTGCAACGTGTCGCCCGATCTGGTGAGCTGCATTACCATTCCCACCATTGAAGGCACCAACGAACTGATGAAGATCTGCGATCTCATCCTTGCCACGGGCGGCCCCGGCATGGTCAAGGCCGCGTACAGCTCCGGCACGCCCGCACTGGGAGTGGGCGCTGGCAACACGCCCGCCTTCATTGAACGCACCGCTGATATCGAAAGCGCCGTGACCAAGATCATGAGCAGCAAAACTTTCGACAACGGCACCATCTGCGCCTCCGAGCAGTCCATCGTCACCGAATCCTGCATCGCCGCCAAGGTGCGCGCCACGCTGGAAGCCCAGGGAGCCTACTTCCTCCAGGGCGAAAAGCTGGAAAAGGTCAAGAACGTCATGGAACGCGGCAATGGCAGCATGAACCCCGCCATTGTGGGCCGCGACGCCCAGACCATCGCACGCATCGCCGGCATCGACGTACCCCAGGGTACGCGCCTGCTCGTTTCGGACGAAAAGGGCGTTGGCCACAAGTATCCTTTCTCCAAGGAAAAGCTCACGGCCCTGCTCGGCTTTTACGTGGTGGAAGACTGGCATGAAGCCTGCGAACTGTGCACCGCCCTGCTGCACAACTGCGGCGCGGGCCACACCCTTGCCATCCACTCCAACAACGAAGAAATCATCCGCGAATTCGGCCTCAAAAAGCCTGTTTCGCGCATCATGGTCAACACGCCCGCCACGCAGGGCGCGGTGGGCCTCAGCACCGGGCTGTTCCCCTCGTTCACCCTGGGCTGCGGGGCCGTTGGCGGCAGTGCCACTTCCGACAACGTCACGCCCATGAACCTGATCAACATCCGCCGTGTGGCCTATGACCTTAACTCCCAGTGCTGCTGCTCCGGCAACGGGCACGGCGCGGACAGCCATGCTGCCCCTGCCTCCTCCTGCTGCTCCGGCAGCGGTCATGGCACGTCTGCCCCGGCTGCCAGCGCTGGCAACATTGATATCAACGCCGTCACCGAACTGATTGTGGCCGAGCTGAAGAAGGTTCTTTAG
- a CDS encoding BMC domain-containing protein, with amino-acid sequence MLALGLVETRGLIGAIEAADAMLKAADVRLLEKSLASGGLVTITIAGEVAAVQSSVDAATASIARIEGAECVSRHVIPRPDAELEHILLLQPRSIEIEAAAPAEAAQEGQTSMTDPADKAKPATQAAPPSKEKLAGMSINKLRQLARDLQVPLTRGQIVSSDKKTLIDAICRAALKEKE; translated from the coding sequence ATGCTGGCATTAGGACTTGTGGAAACGAGGGGCTTGATAGGAGCCATTGAGGCTGCCGACGCCATGCTCAAGGCAGCAGACGTGCGCCTGCTCGAAAAGTCCCTTGCTTCCGGCGGGCTTGTGACCATCACCATTGCGGGCGAGGTGGCTGCCGTGCAGTCCTCCGTGGACGCAGCCACGGCCTCCATTGCGCGCATTGAAGGCGCGGAGTGCGTTTCGCGGCATGTCATCCCCCGCCCCGATGCGGAGCTTGAACATATTTTGCTGTTGCAACCGCGCAGCATTGAGATTGAGGCGGCGGCCCCGGCAGAGGCCGCACAGGAAGGCCAGACAAGCATGACTGACCCCGCCGACAAGGCGAAGCCCGCCACGCAGGCCGCGCCCCCGAGCAAGGAAAAACTCGCGGGCATGAGCATAAACAAACTTCGGCAGTTGGCCAGAGACCTTCAGGTTCCGCTCACGCGCGGACAGATTGTCTCCTCCGACAAGAAAACGCTGATAGACGCCATTTGCCGGGCGGCTCTGAAGGAAAAGGAGTAA
- the cutD gene encoding choline TMA-lyase-activating enzyme encodes MIERKAIVFNIQKYNMYDGPGIRTIVFFKGCALRCKWCSNPESQRRRCDVLYKKDLCISCGACVPVCPSGIHALAGEQGQHTVNRELDCIACGRCVKACPQGALAIAGECKGISELLEVVEQDWPFYQSSGGGVTVGGGEPMLQPEAVANLLLACKHKGINTAMETCGYARPEVVRQLAEVVDLFLFDIKHMNPEKHYALTGVRNETILANLSWLLENGSNVRIRMPLLKGYNDDAEELHAVGKFLYNYKGMKNLKGVDLLPYHKMGVGKYAQLDMEYPIKDNPVLDDRDMATMESILRGYDLDVKTIRH; translated from the coding sequence GTGATCGAAAGAAAAGCCATCGTTTTCAACATACAGAAATACAATATGTATGACGGTCCGGGCATACGCACCATCGTTTTCTTCAAGGGCTGCGCCCTTCGCTGCAAATGGTGCTCAAACCCCGAAAGCCAGCGTCGGCGCTGTGATGTGCTGTACAAAAAAGACCTTTGTATCTCCTGCGGCGCGTGCGTGCCCGTCTGCCCCTCAGGCATTCACGCGCTCGCAGGAGAGCAAGGCCAGCATACCGTCAACAGGGAGCTTGACTGCATCGCCTGCGGGCGCTGCGTCAAGGCCTGCCCCCAGGGGGCGCTGGCCATCGCGGGCGAATGCAAGGGCATTTCTGAACTGCTGGAAGTGGTGGAACAGGACTGGCCTTTTTACCAGAGCTCCGGCGGGGGCGTTACCGTAGGCGGCGGCGAGCCAATGCTCCAGCCGGAAGCCGTGGCAAACCTGCTCCTGGCCTGTAAGCACAAGGGCATCAACACCGCCATGGAAACGTGCGGCTATGCCCGCCCTGAAGTTGTGCGCCAGCTTGCCGAAGTGGTTGATCTCTTCCTCTTCGACATCAAGCACATGAATCCGGAAAAGCACTACGCCCTCACGGGCGTGCGCAACGAGACCATACTGGCGAACCTGAGCTGGCTGCTTGAAAACGGCAGCAACGTGCGCATCCGCATGCCCCTGCTGAAGGGATACAACGACGATGCGGAAGAACTGCACGCCGTGGGAAAATTTCTGTATAATTACAAAGGTATGAAAAACCTGAAGGGTGTTGATCTGCTCCCCTACCACAAGATGGGCGTCGGCAAGTACGCCCAGCTCGACATGGAATATCCCATCAAGGACAACCCTGTGCTTGATGACCGGGATATGGCGACCATGGAAAGCATTTTACGTGGCTATGACCTCGATGTGAAGACCATCAGGCATTAA